The genomic interval GCCCCAGCAACGGGGCGAGCACCGGTATCCCCGGTACGAAGAAGACGACGAGCGCCCACACCAGCGCTCCCGCCAGGGCCGTGATCGCTGCCCGAGTGTAGCCGGTGTCCACGTCGACCACGAGCATCGCGCCGAGGTGGATGGCACCGACGCCGATGACGAGGTTGACGACGAACGCGAGGACGGAGTCGGCGAGTGCGGCGTCGCCTCCCGCCTGCAGGAGCGTCACGCCTCTCGCCCTCCTGTCAGTCGTCGCATCGTCGCGTTCGCTACCCCCCCGCCGCCCGCCGTCGACCTTCTATCGCGAATCATCGATACGACGTGGTACACGAGCGGGGGGACCAAGGGGCTACTGCCAGCGTTCACAGGCGACCCCGTCCGCCGTCGGCCGGTCGGCGTCCTGTCTAGCGATTTGACTATTGGTTCTATCTTTCTTTATTAATTCAAGATTAAATATCTAAAATCTATTCAGTAAAATTGATTGTATGAGCGGGCATGGGTAAAATCGTCATGTCCGATACCAAGGTCTCGACGTTCCTGGCAGAGCACCCGAAGATGACCGGCGTCCTGTTCACGACGCTCCTGTTGCTGTCCCAGTCGGGGGCAGTGTCCGCGGCACAGTGTGCCAGCAACAACGGTCCGTAATCGACTCGACCCGATTCAGTCGAGGCGCAGTTCGTCACTCCAGCCCAGTTCTCCGTCGAAGTTAGTGGGCGTCCGTTCGCTCTTGAGGTACTGGAGGAGTTCCTCGCGGTCGACGACGGACTGCACGAACCGCCCCGAGTTGAGGTAGCGTGTCGTGTCGTCCCCGATGTTCGGTGTGATGAGCGTCCCCATCCCGAACGTCGCGGTCGGGTAGCCGTAGATAGAGAGGTCGTACCGGCCGTCCGACCGTCGAGCGATTTCGTTTCTCACCGGCGTTCCACTCCGACTGTCGGCGATCTGTAGCTGTGCGTCGCCGAGGACGGTGTACTGGCGACCGGTGATGGTGTCGCTCGAGAT from Halomarina salina carries:
- a CDS encoding DUF7503 family protein, with the protein product MSDTKVSTFLAEHPKMTGVLFTTLLLLSQSGAVSAAQCASNNGP